The following proteins are encoded in a genomic region of Dysgonomonadaceae bacterium PH5-43:
- a CDS encoding dTDP-4-dehydrorhamnose 3,5-epimerase (product_source=KO:K01790; cath_funfam=2.60.120.10; cog=COG1898; ko=KO:K01790; pfam=PF00908; superfamily=51182; tigrfam=TIGR01221) has translation MQIVKTKIEGLVIVEPKIINDPRGYFFEVYRKEFFKDNIGDVDFIQDNESLSTKNVLRGLHYQEGDMAQAKLVRVIKGRVLDVAVDLRPDSDTYGQYEIVELSGDNKRQFFIPRGFAHGFCVLSDEALLLYKVDNVYAPSAERTIDCFDKDINIAWPISKEEAILSDKDKSGIPFKNL, from the coding sequence ATGCAAATTGTAAAAACTAAAATTGAAGGATTGGTTATTGTTGAACCAAAAATCATTAACGACCCTCGTGGATATTTCTTTGAGGTATACAGAAAAGAATTCTTCAAAGATAATATAGGAGATGTAGACTTTATACAAGATAATGAGTCTCTTTCAACTAAAAATGTTTTACGAGGTTTACATTATCAAGAAGGAGATATGGCTCAAGCTAAACTGGTTCGTGTAATAAAAGGACGAGTTCTTGATGTGGCTGTTGATTTAAGACCAGATTCAGATACTTATGGGCAATATGAAATTGTAGAATTATCGGGCGACAATAAACGTCAGTTTTTTATACCTCGTGGTTTTGCTCATGGTTTTTGTGTGTTGAGCGATGAAGCTCTCCTTTTATACAAAGTAGATAATGTTTACGCTCCTTCGGCTGAGCGTACTATCGATTGCTTCGATAAAGATATTAATATTGCTTGGCCTATAAGCAAAGAAGAGGCTATATTGTCGGATAAAGATAAATCGGGAATCCCTTTTAAAAATCTATAA